In Desulfobaculum bizertense DSM 18034, the genomic stretch CATATGTCAATTTATCAGTCCTCAGTTCAAGAACTTTTGTACTCCGGCTCACCAAAAGCACACTCGTCCCGGAATTCGTTGAAAACATGCCACTTTTGAAGCCAAGGTAGTCCATGCTTCGCTCACGCGACAGGGAACCGAGAATGGAATCTTTGTCCATGTTTGGGACCACACGGGCGCTTTCCACAGTGCCAAGGTCCATCTTGGCGGTCAAAAATGGCGGAGCAGTAACCCGCAGCTCTCCATTCTCCCGAATCTCAATCTTGGTCTTGGACGGATTCACATAAAGCATCCACCAGTACAGGCCAATAAACGGGAAGCCAACCGCGACAATACAGACTCCTGTCCAAAAAATTCCAGACCGGAAGCTCCACACCGTTGCCGCCATCACCATAATGGCAAAAATCAAAAGCAGGCCCACAACCCAGGCCTTCATGGGAACCCTGAATATCTTATTCATGGAAAATCCTTTGTTCTCAAAGTCTCTCTTCGCCAGATGCCAGCGCTTCGAGCTGGTCAGCCTGTACAATACGGATTTGTCGCCCCTGAACGGACAGCAAGCCTGCATCGTTCATCCTTCGCAAAATCCGGGACAGCGTCTCCGGAGCTGTTCCCAAAAGGCTCGCCAGATGCCCCTTGGAAATATCCAGCTCAATAGACGTCTCTCCTCCACTGCGCAAAGACACATCAAGCAGGTACGCCGCAAGCCGCTGCGGTGTTTCGCGCAGGGTAAGGCGTTCAAGCTGTATGGTAAAGCGCCGAAGCTTATGAGCCATCACTGCCAGCATATTCAAGCCAATGCTTGCGTCCTTTTGCATCAGTCGCAAAAGATCCTCACGCGAAAAGCTCAAAAGTTCGGTCTTGGCCGTGGCCTCGGCATGGGCAGGGAAACGTCCGTTTTCAAAAACAGGAACCTCCGCAAAGGTTTCCCCGGGACCATACACATGAATAATCTGCTCCCGCCCCTCCGGGGAGAGCTTAAAAATCTTCACCTGTCCCTTGCGCACAACATAGAAACCACGGGCCGCAGCCCCTTCCAGAAATATCGTCTGTCCCTTGCGAAAACTCAGAGGCACCGCAATAGACGAAACTGCTGCAAGGTGTTCCTCAGTCAGGCCAGAAAACAGCGGCAGTTTGGCAATAAACGCCGAATGATTCATCCCTTTTATCCTCTTTTGTCGTGCCGCAGCCACATGTGCACAAAACAAACTCTCAGAATTCCACGCAGATAGACAGCGCAATTGTGAAAGTTCTGCAAAATATTTCAATACCACCAGAAAAGATGTACAACTGCACTACACAGCCTTCCCATACTTGGGGAAAAGGCAAAAGCAGATCCGAACAGTATGAAATATTTTTCACAAAGCCAAATGAAATGGTTTCATTTCGCCTGAGTTGCACCTTTTCAACACAACAGATTATACACAGAAAATATGACAGAAAAAAGCACAGAAACCGTTACAGAACGACCTGCGGCCTGCTTTCTTCCTTCCACCCGGGTTCGAGGTGGACGCGTCATCTCTGGTCGGCTGGATGCCACAGGCACCGCGCTCATCTGGCAAGCCGCCACAGACTGGATTCATACCGCGCCGATTCCACAGCTCACGCTTGATCTTTCTGAGCTGAGCTATCTTGATGGCTCTGGCGCAGCACTCATCATGCACATCAAGCGCCTGTGCGCAGAAAAAAATCTTGAACTGAGCATAGAAAACGTTCCTGCTCACGTCCAAAAACTTCTGACACTCTTCACCGAAGAAGAAACGCCAAAGGAATCCCCCCGTGAGAAAAAGGGATTCATAGAGTCACTTGGACACAAAGGACGCAAAATCCTAAACGACAGTGCCGAACAGGTTGCCTTTATTGGCGAATCCTCCCGCGCCCTGCTTCACGCCCTGCGCCAGCCGCATGTCATTCGCTGGAAAGATTACTGGGCTGTCTGCGAATCCGCAGGCGTCAACGCTCTCCCCATCATTGCCCTGATTGGTTTCCTCATGGGGCTGATTATGTCTTTCCAGTCAGCCGTCCCCATGCGCCGTTTTGGTGCGGATATTTACGTTGCCAATCTTCTTGGTCTTTCCATGCTGCGGGAGCTTGGCCCGCTGGTCACGGCCATCCTGCTGGCCGGGCGTTCCGGATCTGCCTTTGCCGCAGAAATCGGCACCATGAAGGTCAACGAAGAAGTCGCAGCGCTCCAGACCATGGGACTGGACCCACTGCGTTTTCTCATGATTCCCCGCGTGCTTGCAGCACTCACCGTAACGCCTTTTCTCACCATATTTTTTAACTTTTTTGCCCTGATTGGTGGCGCGCTTGTAGTCACAGGCTTTGGCTACACCCTGTCCACCTACGTTTCGCACGTACTCATGAACGTCACCATTGGGGATTTCACTGGCGGTCTTTTCAAAGCCCTTGTTTTCAGCATCCTGGTCGCTGGAGTTGGTTGCCAGCGCGGTCTCACTACAGGCTCTGGCGCAAGCGCCGTTGGCAGCTCCACGACCTCCTCAGTCGTCAGTGGGCTTATCCTCATTGCGGTCTCGGACGGCATAATGGCTACTGTCTTTTTTGCACTTGGAATCTAGCATGACTGAATACACAGAAATAGCATCCCCCGGCACTCAGGACTGCACTCCAGCTCCCCCCGTAGAGTTTCCATCTGACGCGCCCATCATCGCGGTCTCGGACCTTGTGGCGGGCTACGGGGACAACATTATCCTCAAGGACATCAGTTTTGAGGTACAACGGGGCGAAATTTTCGTCATCCTTGGCGGTTCAGGCTGTGGCAAGTCCACCCTGCTCAAGCATATCATTGGACTGCATCAGCCCCGGCAAGGCAAAGTTCTTCTCGAAGGACGCGACCTCGTTTCTGCCAGCAGTTCAGACCGGCGCGAAATTCTTCAGCGCATCGGCATCACCTATCAGTCTGGCGCGCTTTTTGGCTCCATGACGCTTCGCCAAAACATCCGCATTCCCCTTGAGGAATTTACGGACCTCCCCAGCGAAGCGATGGACATGATTGCCCACATGAAGCTCGCTCTTGTGGGGCTCGCTGGCTACGAAGAGCATCTGCCCGCAGAAATTTCCGGTGGCATGCGGAAGCGTGCGGCTCTGGCCCGGGCAATGGCCCTTGATCCCGCCATTCTCTTTCTGGACGAACCATCGGCAGGTCTTGACCCCATTACCTCGGCAGAACTCGACCAGCTCATTCTCGGCCTGCGCGACCGCCTCGGCATTACCTTTGTTTTAGTCACCCATGAACTCCCCAGCATTTACTCTGTCGCTGACCGGGTTATAATGTTGGATAAACGCGTCAAAGGCATCATTGCAGAAGGAGATCCCCGGACCCTTCGGGACAACTCCGAAAATGACTGGGTCAGAAGCTTTTTTAACCGGGAAGCCACTGACAGCGAGGACTAACGCGTGAAGCACGACAGAAATTTCAAAATCGGCCTGTTCATTCTTTCTGGAATCTTCCTTTTAGCGGCCCTGCTTGTCGCCTTAGGGGCTGGTTCAATTTTTAAGGACAGCTTTATCGTCGAGACCTATTTTGACGAGTCTGTTCAGGGGCTTGACGTGGGCGGCGCCGTCAAGTTTCGCGGCGTTCAGGTCGGCACGGTCAAAAGTATTTCTTTTGTCTGGGCACAGTATGACACCCCC encodes the following:
- a CDS encoding PH domain-containing protein, which encodes MNKIFRVPMKAWVVGLLLIFAIMVMAATVWSFRSGIFWTGVCIVAVGFPFIGLYWWMLYVNPSKTKIEIRENGELRVTAPPFLTAKMDLGTVESARVVPNMDKDSILGSLSRERSMDYLGFKSGMFSTNSGTSVLLVSRSTKVLELRTDKLTYAFGPKEFDEFLAAVREHVAVTE
- a CDS encoding Crp/Fnr family transcriptional regulator, which codes for MNHSAFIAKLPLFSGLTEEHLAAVSSIAVPLSFRKGQTIFLEGAAARGFYVVRKGQVKIFKLSPEGREQIIHVYGPGETFAEVPVFENGRFPAHAEATAKTELLSFSREDLLRLMQKDASIGLNMLAVMAHKLRRFTIQLERLTLRETPQRLAAYLLDVSLRSGGETSIELDISKGHLASLLGTAPETLSRILRRMNDAGLLSVQGRQIRIVQADQLEALASGEERL
- a CDS encoding ABC transporter permease; this translates as MTEKSTETVTERPAACFLPSTRVRGGRVISGRLDATGTALIWQAATDWIHTAPIPQLTLDLSELSYLDGSGAALIMHIKRLCAEKNLELSIENVPAHVQKLLTLFTEEETPKESPREKKGFIESLGHKGRKILNDSAEQVAFIGESSRALLHALRQPHVIRWKDYWAVCESAGVNALPIIALIGFLMGLIMSFQSAVPMRRFGADIYVANLLGLSMLRELGPLVTAILLAGRSGSAFAAEIGTMKVNEEVAALQTMGLDPLRFLMIPRVLAALTVTPFLTIFFNFFALIGGALVVTGFGYTLSTYVSHVLMNVTIGDFTGGLFKALVFSILVAGVGCQRGLTTGSGASAVGSSTTSSVVSGLILIAVSDGIMATVFFALGI
- a CDS encoding ABC transporter ATP-binding protein — translated: MTEYTEIASPGTQDCTPAPPVEFPSDAPIIAVSDLVAGYGDNIILKDISFEVQRGEIFVILGGSGCGKSTLLKHIIGLHQPRQGKVLLEGRDLVSASSSDRREILQRIGITYQSGALFGSMTLRQNIRIPLEEFTDLPSEAMDMIAHMKLALVGLAGYEEHLPAEISGGMRKRAALARAMALDPAILFLDEPSAGLDPITSAELDQLILGLRDRLGITFVLVTHELPSIYSVADRVIMLDKRVKGIIAEGDPRTLRDNSENDWVRSFFNREATDSED